Proteins from a single region of Candidatus Delongbacteria bacterium:
- a CDS encoding YbaB/EbfC family nucleoid-associated protein → MKGGLGGLIKQAQVMKLKLDQLKERLAGEDYSASAGEEGCSVHVTVSGRQQVRRLQVDPAAAADPALLEDLLLTALNRALDESRAKAEREMSALTGGVQFPGL, encoded by the coding sequence ATGAAGGGTGGCCTGGGCGGCCTGATCAAGCAGGCCCAAGTGATGAAGCTGAAGCTCGACCAGCTGAAGGAACGGTTGGCCGGCGAGGACTACTCGGCCAGCGCCGGCGAAGAGGGCTGCTCCGTGCACGTCACCGTGAGCGGTCGCCAGCAGGTGCGCCGCCTGCAGGTGGACCCGGCGGCCGCGGCGGATCCGGCCCTGCTGGAGGACCTGCTGCTGACGGCCCTCAACCGCGCCCTGGACGAGAGCCGGGCCAAGGCCGAGCGCGAGATGTCCGCCCTGACCGGCGGCGTGCAGTTCCCGGGGCTCTGA
- the recR gene encoding recombination mediator RecR, translating into MTELSPSLEALVAELGKLPGIGRKTALRLGLHLLLQAGRTRELAAALLRAAEHCHFCRQCGNLGEEELCPVCRNPARDAGLICVVEQVPDLLAIERVGEYRGVYHVLGGVLSPLDGVGPEQLRLAELERRVAGGPVREVVLATSATVEGDATALYLQRRLQGGELRISRLARGLPSGGSLESADQLTLARALDGRERLS; encoded by the coding sequence ATGACCGAACTCAGCCCCAGCCTCGAGGCTCTGGTGGCCGAACTGGGCAAACTGCCCGGCATCGGCCGCAAGACCGCCCTGCGCCTGGGCCTGCACCTGCTGCTCCAGGCCGGCCGCACGCGCGAGCTGGCCGCGGCCCTGTTGCGGGCGGCCGAGCATTGCCATTTCTGCCGCCAGTGCGGCAACCTGGGTGAAGAGGAACTCTGCCCGGTGTGCCGCAATCCCGCCCGGGACGCGGGGCTGATCTGCGTGGTGGAGCAGGTGCCCGATCTGTTGGCCATCGAGCGCGTGGGCGAGTACCGCGGCGTCTATCACGTGCTGGGCGGCGTGCTCTCGCCGCTGGACGGCGTGGGTCCGGAGCAGCTGCGGCTGGCGGAACTGGAGCGCCGCGTGGCGGGCGGCCCGGTGCGCGAGGTGGTGCTGGCCACCAGCGCCACGGTGGAGGGCGACGCCACGGCCCTCTACCTGCAGCGGCGCCTGCAGGGCGGTGAGCTGCGCATCAGCCGGCTGGCCCGCGGGTTGCCGTCGGGCGGCAGCCTGGAGTCCGCCGACCAGCTCACGCTGGCCCGGGCCCTGGACGGCCGGGAGCGCCTGAGCTAG
- a CDS encoding CDP-alcohol phosphatidyltransferase family protein: MFTIPNFLTLLRFIMVPAFLILFFSDVTPLHLLATAIFVAASITDWLDGFLARWLQQESQFGQFADPLADKLLSVSLFFALLMRGDLGQQVPVVVPCIVLIALAELGILLLSVVSLYRGVDLHFTRIGKWKTAVQFITILLALFRLNVMEVENLSPAWLSRLMGWDGILAWIGTGFLLSAALTLSTFLIYLLRYPRHREALREARRQARQQARVRRELRRTLRGVEDEEERPARQPSLKERP, encoded by the coding sequence ATGTTCACCATTCCCAACTTCCTCACGCTGCTGCGCTTCATCATGGTGCCGGCCTTCCTGATTCTCTTTTTCAGCGACGTCACCCCCCTGCACCTGCTGGCCACCGCCATCTTCGTGGCCGCCTCCATCACCGACTGGCTGGACGGCTTCCTGGCCCGCTGGCTGCAGCAGGAGTCCCAGTTCGGGCAGTTCGCCGACCCCCTGGCGGACAAGCTGCTCTCGGTCAGCCTGTTCTTCGCCCTGCTCATGCGCGGCGACCTGGGACAACAGGTGCCCGTGGTCGTGCCCTGCATCGTGCTGATCGCGCTGGCCGAGCTGGGCATCCTGCTGCTCTCGGTGGTCAGCCTCTACCGCGGCGTGGACCTACATTTCACCCGGATCGGCAAGTGGAAGACCGCCGTGCAGTTCATCACCATCCTGCTGGCCCTGTTCCGGCTCAACGTGATGGAGGTGGAGAACCTCTCGCCGGCCTGGCTCTCCCGACTGATGGGCTGGGACGGCATCCTGGCCTGGATCGGCACGGGCTTCCTGCTCTCGGCGGCCCTCACGCTCTCGACCTTCCTCATCTACCTGCTGCGCTATCCGCGGCACCGCGAGGCCCTGCGCGAGGCCCGCCGCCAGGCCCGCCAGCAGGCCCGGGTGCGCCGCGAACTGCGCCGGACCCTGCGGGGTGTGGAGGACGAGGAGGAGCGCCCGGCGCGCCAACCCAGCCTGAAGGAGCGCCCATGA
- a CDS encoding phosphatidylglycerophosphatase A, with translation MSARLLRLWALGLGLGRLPVAPGTWGSLLAFPLWWLCGGPHIPLALSLPLTVLLLLSAWAACEEGERAWGHDPGRVVVDEVAGQWLTLLLGPPALLAGWPGWLGAFLLFRLFDIWKPGLVDKAQRLPGGLGVLMDDLLAGLLAAAGLWGLAWWLV, from the coding sequence ATGAGCGCGCGTCTGTTGCGCCTCTGGGCCCTGGGTCTGGGGCTGGGCCGCCTGCCCGTGGCCCCGGGGACCTGGGGCTCGCTGTTGGCCTTTCCGCTCTGGTGGCTCTGCGGCGGTCCGCACATCCCGCTGGCACTGTCCCTTCCGCTCACCGTTCTGCTTCTGCTCAGCGCCTGGGCGGCCTGCGAGGAGGGCGAACGCGCCTGGGGCCACGATCCCGGCCGCGTGGTGGTGGACGAGGTGGCCGGCCAGTGGCTGACTCTCCTGTTGGGCCCGCCCGCGCTGCTGGCCGGCTGGCCCGGCTGGCTGGGCGCCTTTCTGCTCTTCCGGCTGTTCGACATCTGGAAGCCGGGTCTGGTGGACAAGGCCCAGCGTCTGCCCGGCGGGCTGGGCGTGCTGATGGACGACCTGCTGGCCGGTCTGCTGGCCGCAGCCGGCCTCTGGGGCCTGGCCTGGTGGCTCGTGTAG